The genomic interval GCCGTATTCCACTCCCATACCGGATTCGTGGCGTCCTCCAAATGGGGCGGAATGGTTGGAACCGAAGAAGTTGATGCCTACGGAACCAGAATCCACTTGACGGGCGACTTCTAGTGCTTGTTCCTCATCCGCACCAAATACCAAGCCACCGAGACCGAATTTCGTGTTGTTGGCTAGTGCGATTGCTTCGGAAACACCGTTTGTATCGTCGTACTTTAGGATGGAAATAACAGGGCCGAAGATTTCTTCGCGTGATATCCGCATGTCGGGGGTGACATCGGCAAACACGGTTGGTTGGATAAACTCGCCTGATTCTAAACCTTCAGAAAGGCTGATTGACCGGGTTCCACCTGCAACCACTCGTGCACCTTCCTCTCGTGCGGAGTCAATGTAAGACATGACGGTTGAGTACTGAGAGGCGCTGGCAACTGGCCCAAAAACCGTTTCTTCATCATAGGGGTCACCTTGTCTACCTGCAGCGATAGTGCTTGCCACTGTTTGTACGACTTCCGCATAGCGTGAGCTAGGGGCAATAATCCGGGTACTGATGTAGCAGGTTTGTCCAGTGTTGCGCATACAGGATCGAATCAACCGCGTCGAGAGTACTGACATGTCTGCATCAGGAAGGATAATCGCGGAAGATTTTCCGCCTAGCTCTAAAGTCACTGGTCGGAGTAGTTCTCCGCAGGCGGCAGCGATCTTCTTTCCAACAGGCGTTGATCCGGTAAACGCTACCTTGTCTACTCCGGGGTGGCGGACAAGGGCATCACCGAAACGCCCTGAACCGGTGAGTAGGTTGACTACGCCTGCTGGCACTCCGGCGGCTTCGATGGCTTCGATGATGAAACGGATCGACAGTGGGGTGGGGGAGGCTGGTTTGATGATGACGGTACAGCCGGCAAGAAGTGCTGGTGCCAGTTTGATGACTACAAGGTTGATCGGGAAATTCCATGGGGCGATGAGTGCGCAGACACCGATGGGATCTTTATCCACGATGGATTCGGCGCTACCGGCAGGAAATGGGCGGATGTCTTCGCCGTCTAACCAAGGCGCGAGAGTGGCAAAGTAACGGAAAATTCCTGCTGCATTGGACGCAGCTCCACGGGTCTCGGAAATGGGGGAACCATTTTCGCGGGTATTAGTAAGTGCTAGAGCTTCAGAACGGGATTCAATTTCCGTCGCGATTTTCAGGAGGTAGCCTGTTCGTTCCGCACCTGTAAGTGCACTCCACGACTTTAGCGCTGTACGTGCAGCTCCCACCGCAGAGTCCAATTCAGATGCGGTTGCTTCTGGAACAGATCCCCATTCTTGACCGACCGCAGGATCAACTACGGGGTTGCGTTGTGTTCCTTCTGCTTTAACCCAGGAACCGTTGATGTAGAAATCATCGACATGGGTATAGGGGAGTTGCAGAGAAGCACGCCTGGTTGCAGCATTCATCGGATCGCATCCGTTCTTAACAGGGCCTTTGCACGATTGAGGTCTGCAGTAGCCATCTGGTGTGCAGCTTCGGTGATTAATTCTGGGAGGATTTCCCTGTGCAGGCGGTCGACATAATCTGAGACTGGCATCCCGAACCATGAGCTAGAAGCCGTGATCCCGGCGCGGTCGAAACGCCAGAGTCGGTCGCAATCGCGAACAAGAGCGTCTTCTAGTGAGTAGGCCACTTGGCGGGTGTCGTGTCCGTCGATGATGTCGCAGACATGCTCGACAAAATCGACAGTATATCCGAGGGATGGAAGCACTCGGCGGGCCACAGTGCAGCCTTCTGTTTCGTGTTCGAAGCGGATTGCTGCTTTGCGCCAGTTTCCGGAGAATCCTTCGGAGATGATTCGGCTCTCATCGACATGTGCCCAGCCCGTGTCGTGGAGGATTGCGGCTACGAGAACCAATTCTCTATCTGCCAGTGGGTAAGCGTCGCAGAGACGTTCAGCGTACGCCACGACGATGGGAAGATGAATGTCGTTGGCGCGGGTGCGGGTTTCCGGCTCAATGGCTTTCCATAATTGCTCAAATCCATTTGAAGGTGTTGCACAGATAGCGGTGGTATCAATTGGACCTACGGCCGGGATGGGACGAATCCCAAAATCCTCCGCAAAAGTGATGGCGCGGGGATCAGAGGCGTGGACGCTGGGGTCTGCTTGCTCCCAAGCGGGTAAATTACTGCGAGTCATCGGGTAACCTCCAGGTCAACGGCTAGTTTTTTCAGCGGCTGCGAAATATCTGCAGCAAGGTCGGCGGGGATATTTTGGTTCCTGGAAAGTGCACTGCGCACAGCCATGAAATCCAGTGGAGCGTTGACGCAATCGGCGGCGATGATGTTGTCGCCACGGTAATAAAGGACAGAGAACTTCTTTTTCTCGGGATCCTGTCGGATTACTGTGCTGTCATAACCAAGGGTAAGTCCTGCAATTTGTAGTTTGAGATCGCCTTGGTTGGACCAGAACCAGGGGATTCCGGCGTAGGCTTCGGGCTGGCCGACGAGTGAGTATGCAGCGATCTTTGCGTGCTCGATGGCGTTATTGACGCTTTCTAGTCGGATGCGTTCATCAGCGGGGGAACCAGGGATTGGATTGGGAATGTTGGCGACATCGCCAATCGCAATGGTGGTGCCATCTGACGCGACGGCATGTTTATCCACCACGATGCCGTTGTTGATGTCTAAGCCCAGAACAGCGGCAAGTTCTGTGTTCGGAATGACACCGATGCCCACAATGACTAGTTGGGCAGGAATTACTGTGCCATCTTCTAGCTCAATGCCGCTGAGCTTTCCATCCTTGCCCACAAACTGTTTCATGCGGGCATCAAGCACGATATTTACGCCACGGGAACGGTGTTGTTCGAGGAAGAATGCTGCGGTTTCTTCACCCACCGCTCGGCCAATCAGACGCGGACCATATTCCAGGACGGTGACATTTTTGCCGAGGTCATGAAGCGAACACGCAGCTTCCAATCCGATGAACCCACCACCGACTACAACGGCATCGGTGACAGAACCAATCATCGCTTTGAGCGCCAAGGCGTCGTCCGCGTTGCGCAGGTAGGTGACACCCTCCAAGGTGGCGCCCGGGAGGTCGAGGTGGCGAGGGCGGGCACCAACCGCTAGAGCGAGACGTCGAAAAGCGAATTCTTGTCCGGCGCCGTAGGCGACCCCTGATCCGTCGTCGTTCTTTTCAATGCGTTCGATGCGCACGCCCTTGACCAGGCGAATATTATTTTCTTCCCAATACTCATTGGAACGGAAAATCAGACGCTCTTTGTCGATCTTGTCCTGGAGGAACTCCTTGGACAAGGCGGGACGCTGGTAGGGGCGGTGATCCTCCTCGCCTAGAAGCGTGATCGATTCGGTGAAACCCGTGGCCCGCAGGGAAATCGCCAGCTGCACACCCGATTGGTTTGCACCGATGATCAAGATTCCAGTTTCAGCTGAAGTATTCATGATTCAACCTCACACTTGCGTTTCTGGCGTGGTCAACGAAAGATCCATGCCTTCGGTGACCTTGATTTGGCAAGACAAACGGGAGCAATCCTCACGGTCCACGGCAGCACCCCACAGCATTTCATCTTCCATCTCCTCCATTGGGGGAAGCGCATCATACTGTGCAGGGTCAACAAACACATGGCAGGTTGCACACGATAAGGAACCGCCGCATTCAGCAACAATTCCAGGCACTCCGTTTCGGACTGCGGTCTCCATTACTGAATCACCAACAGTCGCCTCGATGGTGCGGGTTTTGCCAGCATGATCAATGAAATGAATAGTAGACATGATCTTCTCCTTAGAACTTTTAGTACTTAGATGAACTGTCGGCCACCATCAACGATGAGTGTTTGCCCAGTGATGTATTCGGCTTCTGGGGATGCAAGAAACATGGTGGTGCCGACGATGTCTTTCGGTTGGCTTGCGCGCTTGATGGATCCGCGATCGACACCGTACGTTTCCGCGCTATCCATGAGTCCCAAGCTGGCTTCAGTCAGCGTAAACCCAGGCGCAACCGCATTGACCGTGATCCCACGACCACCCAGCTCTTTAGCAAGCACCCTGGTTAAAGCAATGACCCCACCTTTGGATGCCACGTAGTGCGCCCAGTGTGCAGATCCTGAAAACACAGTCGCGCTGGAAAGATTGACCACACGGGCATTATCGGACAAAAACGGACTCACAGAACGCGTCACCAACCACGGGCCTTTGAGATTGACTCCCATGACCAAATCCCACTCCGCAGGGTCAATATCCTCAAACGGTGAACGAGTCACTGTCGCATATATCGCTGCGTTATTAATAAGGACATCAATTCGGCCACCGCCAAACTCAGCGGCACCGGCGGCTAGGGCCTCGGTGGACTCCAAAGACGTGACATCAACTTCAAAGGCTGCGGCATCTGCGCCCAATGCTTTCAGCTTGTCAACGGTCTCTTGCGCCCCATCCAGATTGATATCCGCCACCGCGATACGGTCTCCTTGGGCTGCGAAACCTTCAGCGAATGCCCGACCCAAACCGCCAGCGGCACCAGTGATAAGAACAGTGCGTGGACTAGGCATGTGTATCCACCCCATGTGCTGCTACTGAGTGCGCATGGCTGTGCGCGCCGGGTCCTTCGATGCGTGGCGCATCTGGATCAACAATGACAACCTTGCCCTTGGTTCCATCGACCTTGAGGTAATCGCCGGTTTTGATGGTGGTGGATGCAGCGCCAGTTCCAGTAACAGCCGGCAAGCCGTATTCGCGGCACACGATCGCAGCATGGCTCATCATGCCACCAATATCAGTGACTGTTGCCTTGATTTTGCCAAAGATTGGGCCCCAAGAAGGTGCTGTTACAGGGGCAACGAGGATTTCATCCTGCTGGATTTCTGAAAGGTCATCTGCGCTGAGAATTACTCGAGCGTAGCCTTCCACCACACCAGGGGATGCAGCCATGCCTTTAAGGGTTCCTTCTTCGGCATCCTCGTCATTGCCCAACCATGATTGCACCTGTTCGGTGGTGATTCCCCAGAGCATGCGGGTGAAAGGTTCGGTGATGGACTCTGGAGGAGTGTTAAGAGCTGGCGCTGGTCGGGCAGTTTTCAAAGCGGTGACAATTGCTTTTCTTCGCTCAATTTCTTCCGGCCAAATGATCGTGCCAATTGGACCACCGGGTGCGCCGACACCCCACGCAGTAGCCAGGTCGAAGAGGACATCGCGGACTTCAGTGCGGTTGAGGTACAACATGTCATCCTCGTTCTCCCAGAAACCGTAGCCCTGGAGAGTGCGGGAAAGTTCGCGTACTTTGCGCCAAAATACTGACATGGTCCAGTGCTCGATGTAGAAGTTATGGTTTTCCACATAGGGGTATGCAGTAGCAGCGAGGCCGCATTTAGCATCAAACTGCGCGAGTTGTTCTCCATCCAAAAGGTCGCGGTATTCTTCCACCACGCGTTCCTTTTCTGCGATGAGTTCATCTTTCGGGCGGGAGATGGTTTGGCCTTCATCTAGGCGGCGGATGTAATCCGCGATGTACCCCAGTGGAAGTTCCAGGTGCTCGATCCAGTATTTATCGTGACCGTAGAAGCCATTACCGACGGTGAAGTTGAACCACGGATCTTGTGCTTCTTCCCAGCGCGCTATCCATGTCGCGCCGCCTTCTGCCTTTGCGATAGCAGCCAAGGTAGCTTGCGGATCATCCGGGTTGGCAAAGTGAGTTTGCAGGCCAAGGTCGACCGCTAGCTGTGCCAGAATCTTTAGTTCATCATCGGGGCGGAACAGCTCCATATCCACGCCCTGAACCATCATCGAAATTGATTGATCAGGGATATCTGGGAAGACTTCCTTGCAGAAATTGAAGAAATCTAGGTAAGCGATGTAACCCAAGTTGAGGAACTCAAAGTGGTATTGCCAGTTTTGGTAGGCGAGCTGAATGAGCCGATCGAAGTTTTCCATGAGTACTTCGGTGCCGTCTTTGGCTTTTCCGGAGACAATATCATCGATAGGCACGTAGTCAGGCAGTGGCTTGAATTCTAGAGATTCCAGCTCATTGATGGTTCCTAATACTCGCTCCTTCCAATTTGCCAGCATTGGCTCCCAGTTTTGGAAGTAGTGCGTGATGCGTTCCTGGAACATGGGGACGCGTTCCGCAATCTGATCTTCAGGCACTGGAATAGGGGACATATAGAGGTATCCCAGATGCACGCGGAACTCGATGCCATTGGCATTCGGGATCATCAAATGCCGAGCGTTGTATTGGCCGAGGCACTTTACAGCGAATTCACCACCGATAGTTTCAAAAGGCTTGAACACAGTTGGCCAGTGCTGTGAATCGCAGAACCAGAATTTCTCATTCTCTTGATCCATGAGCTTGTCTTGGAAAACGAGGTAGTACGGGTACAGATCTTCCCAACCTTCAGCGCCCTTGGGCACTGGAAGATCGGAGGGCTTGGGGAAAGATTTATTAGCCATGGTCAAACTCCTTTTAGATGCTTTTCGACGAAAAGATGCGGTGGTTTTACTTCGTGCCGGTCATTGCGACGGTGATTGAGCTGAAATCGAAGGTGCCTATGGTTTTGGCAGCCTGCGGAGTTGGGGTTTCCTTCTTCACACCGTTGGAGTGGATAGTTTCCGGGCGGGATTGCAATAACAGAAGGTTTTCTCCATCTGGCAGATCAGCGTCCAGCGCCCATTCGATATCTTGTGGGCACTTGTAGTGTTTTTCTGCACGCTTAGCCATTTGTGCCACAGCGAGCATTTCCTCATCAGTCAGACTGCGGCGGTTTGCGCGTTCTTCATCAACGGGCTTTTCCACGAGGCTTCCACTGGTGGCATCGGGGATGAGTTCAG from Corynebacterium glutamicum ATCC 13032 carries:
- a CDS encoding aldehyde dehydrogenase family protein — protein: MNAATRRASLQLPYTHVDDFYINGSWVKAEGTQRNPVVDPAVGQEWGSVPEATASELDSAVGAARTALKSWSALTGAERTGYLLKIATEIESRSEALALTNTRENGSPISETRGAASNAAGIFRYFATLAPWLDGEDIRPFPAGSAESIVDKDPIGVCALIAPWNFPINLVVIKLAPALLAGCTVIIKPASPTPLSIRFIIEAIEAAGVPAGVVNLLTGSGRFGDALVRHPGVDKVAFTGSTPVGKKIAAACGELLRPVTLELGGKSSAIILPDADMSVLSTRLIRSCMRNTGQTCYISTRIIAPSSRYAEVVQTVASTIAAGRQGDPYDEETVFGPVASASQYSTVMSYIDSAREEGARVVAGGTRSISLSEGLESGEFIQPTVFADVTPDMRISREEIFGPVISILKYDDTNGVSEAIALANNTKFGLGGLVFGADEEQALEVARQVDSGSVGINFFGSNHSAPFGGRHESGMGVEYGIEGLSAYLTYKSIHRTI
- a CDS encoding HD domain-containing protein — its product is MTRSNLPAWEQADPSVHASDPRAITFAEDFGIRPIPAVGPIDTTAICATPSNGFEQLWKAIEPETRTRANDIHLPIVVAYAERLCDAYPLADRELVLVAAILHDTGWAHVDESRIISEGFSGNWRKAAIRFEHETEGCTVARRVLPSLGYTVDFVEHVCDIIDGHDTRQVAYSLEDALVRDCDRLWRFDRAGITASSSWFGMPVSDYVDRLHREILPELITEAAHQMATADLNRAKALLRTDAIR
- a CDS encoding NAD(P)/FAD-dependent oxidoreductase; the protein is MNTSAETGILIIGANQSGVQLAISLRATGFTESITLLGEEDHRPYQRPALSKEFLQDKIDKERLIFRSNEYWEENNIRLVKGVRIERIEKNDDGSGVAYGAGQEFAFRRLALAVGARPRHLDLPGATLEGVTYLRNADDALALKAMIGSVTDAVVVGGGFIGLEAACSLHDLGKNVTVLEYGPRLIGRAVGEETAAFFLEQHRSRGVNIVLDARMKQFVGKDGKLSGIELEDGTVIPAQLVIVGIGVIPNTELAAVLGLDINNGIVVDKHAVASDGTTIAIGDVANIPNPIPGSPADERIRLESVNNAIEHAKIAAYSLVGQPEAYAGIPWFWSNQGDLKLQIAGLTLGYDSTVIRQDPEKKKFSVLYYRGDNIIAADCVNAPLDFMAVRSALSRNQNIPADLAADISQPLKKLAVDLEVTR
- a CDS encoding 2Fe-2S iron-sulfur cluster-binding protein — its product is MSTIHFIDHAGKTRTIEATVGDSVMETAVRNGVPGIVAECGGSLSCATCHVFVDPAQYDALPPMEEMEDEMLWGAAVDREDCSRLSCQIKVTEGMDLSLTTPETQV
- a CDS encoding SDR family NAD(P)-dependent oxidoreductase: MPSPRTVLITGAAGGLGRAFAEGFAAQGDRIAVADINLDGAQETVDKLKALGADAAAFEVDVTSLESTEALAAGAAEFGGGRIDVLINNAAIYATVTRSPFEDIDPAEWDLVMGVNLKGPWLVTRSVSPFLSDNARVVNLSSATVFSGSAHWAHYVASKGGVIALTRVLAKELGGRGITVNAVAPGFTLTEASLGLMDSAETYGVDRGSIKRASQPKDIVGTTMFLASPEAEYITGQTLIVDGGRQFI
- a CDS encoding PEP-utilizing enzyme, with the protein product MANKSFPKPSDLPVPKGAEGWEDLYPYYLVFQDKLMDQENEKFWFCDSQHWPTVFKPFETIGGEFAVKCLGQYNARHLMIPNANGIEFRVHLGYLYMSPIPVPEDQIAERVPMFQERITHYFQNWEPMLANWKERVLGTINELESLEFKPLPDYVPIDDIVSGKAKDGTEVLMENFDRLIQLAYQNWQYHFEFLNLGYIAYLDFFNFCKEVFPDIPDQSISMMVQGVDMELFRPDDELKILAQLAVDLGLQTHFANPDDPQATLAAIAKAEGGATWIARWEEAQDPWFNFTVGNGFYGHDKYWIEHLELPLGYIADYIRRLDEGQTISRPKDELIAEKERVVEEYRDLLDGEQLAQFDAKCGLAATAYPYVENHNFYIEHWTMSVFWRKVRELSRTLQGYGFWENEDDMLYLNRTEVRDVLFDLATAWGVGAPGGPIGTIIWPEEIERRKAIVTALKTARPAPALNTPPESITEPFTRMLWGITTEQVQSWLGNDEDAEEGTLKGMAASPGVVEGYARVILSADDLSEIQQDEILVAPVTAPSWGPIFGKIKATVTDIGGMMSHAAIVCREYGLPAVTGTGAASTTIKTGDYLKVDGTKGKVVIVDPDAPRIEGPGAHSHAHSVAAHGVDTHA